In the Deltaproteobacteria bacterium genome, one interval contains:
- a CDS encoding tyrosine--tRNA ligase: protein MSLSVDAQLREIQRGAVDIVPFEELKRKLETGRPLRVKLGLDPSAPDLHLGHTVVMNKLRQFQALGHTVIFLVGDFTAMIGDPTGRSETRKPLTPEQVKANAETYTKQAFKILDPAKTEIRFNSEWMGPLSSSDMIRLCSQYTVARLLERDDFSKRFKENIPIHVHELLYPLVQGYDSVALRADVELGGTDQRFNLLVGRELQRTYGQEPQVILTTPLLEGTDGVQKMSKSLGNYIGITDPPNEMYGKVMSISDPLMHRYYELLSTVDLARLQEIRDGKIHPLEAKKQLAIELVVRFHGEGAAVGAAEDFAQRFQRREVPTDIETFTWNGEEQTVWICHLLRTTGLAKSTSEARRSIQQGGVRLDSTVVADQDLQVTAKGEVILQVGRRRMVKIVFPSASSV, encoded by the coding sequence ATGTCATTATCAGTGGATGCCCAGCTGCGTGAGATTCAGCGTGGAGCAGTGGACATTGTTCCTTTTGAAGAGCTGAAACGAAAGCTTGAAACCGGTCGACCTCTACGCGTGAAATTGGGGCTTGACCCTTCAGCACCAGATCTTCACCTCGGTCATACCGTAGTGATGAACAAGCTGCGACAGTTTCAGGCGCTCGGCCACACGGTAATTTTCTTAGTCGGCGACTTTACTGCTATGATCGGCGATCCAACTGGACGTTCGGAGACCCGGAAACCTCTTACCCCTGAACAAGTGAAAGCCAACGCCGAGACGTACACCAAACAGGCCTTCAAAATCCTCGATCCTGCCAAAACGGAGATCCGTTTTAATTCTGAATGGATGGGACCGTTGTCATCTTCGGATATGATTCGCTTGTGTAGCCAATACACGGTCGCACGACTCCTGGAACGTGATGATTTCTCCAAACGCTTTAAGGAAAACATTCCGATCCATGTGCACGAACTTCTGTACCCACTCGTGCAAGGATACGACTCCGTTGCCTTGCGTGCGGATGTCGAACTCGGCGGCACTGACCAACGTTTTAATTTGTTGGTTGGCCGGGAGCTACAGCGGACCTATGGCCAAGAACCGCAGGTTATTCTCACCACTCCACTGCTTGAAGGAACCGATGGTGTGCAAAAGATGAGCAAGTCGTTGGGCAACTACATCGGTATCACTGATCCGCCAAATGAAATGTATGGCAAAGTGATGTCTATTTCTGACCCACTGATGCACCGGTATTACGAGTTGCTAAGTACGGTAGATTTAGCGCGCCTGCAAGAAATACGCGACGGAAAAATTCACCCGCTTGAAGCAAAGAAGCAATTAGCCATAGAACTGGTTGTGCGATTTCACGGAGAAGGTGCTGCTGTCGGCGCGGCTGAGGACTTTGCCCAACGGTTTCAGCGTCGCGAGGTGCCGACGGATATCGAGACTTTCACCTGGAACGGAGAGGAACAAACCGTGTGGATTTGCCATCTCTTGCGGACGACGGGGTTGGCGAAATCGACCAGTGAAGCGCGCCGATCCATTCAACAAGGTGGGGTGCGACTCGATAGTACCGTGGTTGCAGATCAAGACTTACAAGTTACGGCGAAAGGGGAGGTCATCCTCCAAGTCGGTCGACGCCGTATGGTGAAGATCGTTTTTCCTTCTGCTTCTTCTGTGTGA
- a CDS encoding GTPase Era yields MPSTTESQFGCGFVALVGRPNVGKSTLLNTFVGSKLAIVSPKPQTTRTRLLGIRTLPQAQLVFVDTPGIHTHTGSLLNRRMVEVAFNALAETDVAVFLVDAERGITSADQEIARRLGEGTIPVVGVVNKIDRVAKSRLLPVLEQLATLLPEREVVPVSALTGENLSALLPIIIGLLPIGPALYPDDELTDQSERTIAQEMIREQVFLQTQQEIPYATAVIVEEFTEKPEKRVLFLRAVIMVERPSQRAIIIGERGSRLKQIGQAARLQLEAFFGYKVFLELFVKVSKGWTNSPRFLKEEFGL; encoded by the coding sequence GTGCCTTCGACAACTGAGTCGCAGTTTGGTTGTGGGTTTGTCGCTCTTGTCGGACGGCCGAACGTTGGTAAGTCAACGCTCCTGAATACGTTCGTTGGGAGTAAACTGGCAATCGTCAGTCCTAAGCCGCAAACGACGCGCACGCGGCTCTTAGGCATCAGAACGCTCCCACAAGCGCAACTGGTGTTCGTTGATACCCCAGGTATTCATACTCATACCGGTTCGTTGCTTAATCGCCGAATGGTTGAGGTTGCGTTTAACGCGCTCGCTGAGACGGATGTGGCGGTGTTTCTTGTCGATGCTGAACGTGGCATCACCTCTGCCGATCAAGAGATCGCACGACGATTAGGGGAGGGAACGATCCCAGTGGTCGGTGTGGTCAACAAAATTGATCGCGTCGCCAAGTCACGCCTCCTGCCAGTGCTGGAACAACTTGCAACCCTTTTACCGGAGCGAGAGGTTGTTCCGGTAAGTGCGCTGACAGGTGAGAATCTTTCTGCACTCTTGCCGATCATCATCGGCTTGCTTCCAATAGGACCAGCCCTATACCCTGATGATGAACTCACAGATCAGAGTGAGCGAACGATCGCGCAAGAGATGATCCGTGAACAAGTATTTTTGCAAACCCAACAAGAAATCCCTTATGCTACAGCAGTGATAGTGGAGGAGTTCACGGAGAAGCCTGAGAAGAGAGTCTTGTTTCTTCGTGCAGTGATCATGGTGGAGCGACCCTCGCAACGAGCAATCATTATTGGTGAGCGCGGCTCCCGACTGAAACAGATCGGGCAAGCGGCTCGACTGCAGCTTGAGGCGTTCTTCGGTTATAAGGTTTTTCTTGAACTATTTGTGAAAGTCTCTAAAGGATGGACAAACAGTCCGCGCTTTCTCAAAGAGGAGTTTGGTTTATGA
- the ftsY gene encoding signal recognition particle-docking protein FtsY — translation MTDPEQKGDEPTVREEPTPEKTQSVWRRGLARLRKVFTTPLGQLFRGRPLSEEVFEELEEALLAADVGVQTTSALIERLRERCRKEKPQDASELRTYLKDEMLAILTKQPNRPLVGSEHPWVILMIGVNGVGKTTSIAKLTSRFGREGKNVLLVAADTFRAAAIEQLEVWAGRLGVELIKHQSGASPAAVAFDGIRAAIARKSDIVIIDTAGRLHTKAPLMEELKKVHRVIARELPGAPHEVLLVLDASTGQNALSQAGTFQQIAPLTGVILSKMDGSAKGGMALSVVERLSVPIRYVGLGEKEEDLQDFSPENFIDALFSVADGEA, via the coding sequence ATGACTGACCCAGAGCAGAAGGGTGACGAACCAACGGTGAGAGAGGAGCCGACACCTGAGAAGACTCAGAGCGTGTGGCGCCGCGGGTTGGCTCGTTTACGGAAAGTCTTTACCACCCCACTCGGGCAGTTATTTCGCGGACGACCATTGAGTGAGGAAGTTTTTGAAGAGCTTGAGGAGGCACTCTTGGCAGCTGATGTCGGGGTGCAGACAACCTCAGCATTGATCGAACGCTTACGTGAGCGCTGTCGTAAAGAAAAACCCCAAGATGCGAGTGAGCTGCGTACATATCTCAAAGACGAAATGCTCGCCATCCTCACAAAGCAACCTAACCGTCCGTTAGTTGGTTCTGAGCATCCGTGGGTCATTTTGATGATTGGTGTGAACGGAGTCGGAAAAACCACGTCGATTGCCAAACTGACGAGCCGATTTGGTCGCGAGGGCAAGAATGTGTTGCTGGTTGCTGCTGATACGTTTCGTGCCGCTGCCATTGAGCAACTCGAAGTATGGGCTGGGAGGCTTGGGGTAGAACTCATTAAGCATCAAAGTGGCGCTTCACCTGCTGCCGTTGCGTTTGATGGTATACGGGCGGCTATCGCACGAAAATCCGATATTGTTATTATTGATACGGCAGGACGGCTACATACGAAAGCTCCGCTAATGGAAGAGTTGAAAAAAGTTCACCGCGTGATTGCTCGTGAACTTCCTGGCGCTCCACATGAAGTGTTACTTGTACTTGACGCGTCTACTGGCCAAAATGCCTTAAGCCAAGCTGGGACCTTTCAGCAAATTGCTCCACTCACCGGGGTGATTCTTTCCAAGATGGACGGGTCTGCGAAAGGTGGCATGGCATTGTCTGTTGTTGAGCGCCTCAGTGTACCGATTCGTTACGTGGGTCTTGGAGAGAAAGAGGAAGATTTACAAGACTTTTCGCCAGAAAACTTTATTGACGCTCTCTTTTCCGTTGCCGATGGCGAAGCCTGA
- a CDS encoding cell division protein ZapA: MKTLVEVKILGETFTVTSEDDENHVLELANFVNQRMNRYDKKKADTNPPTPLRVAIMAALSIADEYLKGQKHSLEEKEKIERISARLLSRLEQSEQLERGKAANASDTTPARFSSLRASQE, translated from the coding sequence ATGAAAACGCTAGTTGAGGTTAAGATCTTAGGAGAGACCTTCACCGTGACTAGTGAGGATGATGAGAATCATGTTCTGGAGCTGGCAAACTTTGTGAACCAGCGTATGAATCGTTACGACAAGAAGAAAGCCGACACCAATCCCCCGACACCTTTACGCGTTGCCATCATGGCTGCGCTGAGTATCGCTGACGAATATCTGAAGGGGCAGAAGCATAGCCTCGAAGAGAAAGAAAAAATAGAACGTATTTCCGCCAGACTGCTGTCTCGTCTTGAACAAAGTGAGCAACTCGAGCGAGGCAAGGCAGCAAATGCCTCAGACACGACACCTGCCCGGTTTTCTTCCCTCCGCGCTTCCCAAGAATGA
- the rny gene encoding ribonuclease Y codes for MESLLYIIVGAVVGAGGVWALMFLQRQAQQQTLASAEETAKLIIEEAKKEGTVLKKEAEVQAKDVVLQAKTEAERESRDRKREVQQLEKRLQTREETLEKKAEGIEGREGELSRREQGLKKKEEDLGQQEERYGHLIEETRTQLEKISGMTRDEAARRLTEQMLETARQDAARQIMTIEEEAREEAERRAKKIVSVAVERLAGEFISERTSYSLHLPSDDMKGRIIGREGRNIRAIEAATGVDLIVDDTPETVLISSHSPIRREIARVALERLISDGRIHPGRIEEVVKKAEQEVEESVREAGQRAVLELGVHGLHPEVVKLVGMLKYRYSYGQNVLMHSIETAYICGIMAAELGLNEKQARRAGLLHDIGKAVSHEIEGSHAIIGGEVARKYGESAKIVNAIAAHHEEVKAETVLAPLVDAADALSGARPGARREVLESYVRRLEALEQISNSFSGVEKSFALQAGREVRIMVNPTSVTDGEASMLAREVAKRIESEVTYPGQIRVTVIRETRSTEFAR; via the coding sequence ATGGAGTCCTTGCTTTACATCATCGTGGGAGCGGTGGTTGGCGCTGGTGGTGTCTGGGCGTTGATGTTTTTACAGCGACAGGCGCAACAGCAAACCCTGGCTTCAGCAGAAGAAACCGCAAAACTTATTATCGAGGAGGCAAAAAAAGAGGGCACCGTTCTGAAGAAAGAAGCTGAAGTTCAAGCCAAGGACGTAGTCTTACAGGCGAAAACGGAGGCAGAACGAGAGTCGCGCGATCGGAAACGTGAGGTGCAACAACTTGAGAAACGGTTGCAAACCCGGGAAGAAACCCTAGAGAAAAAAGCCGAAGGAATTGAGGGACGAGAAGGAGAATTAAGTCGTCGTGAGCAAGGACTCAAGAAAAAAGAAGAGGACTTGGGGCAACAAGAAGAACGCTATGGTCATTTGATCGAAGAGACACGCACGCAGCTAGAAAAAATTTCTGGCATGACGCGTGATGAAGCAGCTCGAAGACTGACAGAACAAATGCTGGAAACTGCACGGCAAGATGCCGCGCGTCAGATCATGACCATAGAAGAAGAGGCACGCGAGGAGGCTGAAAGACGCGCCAAGAAAATCGTTAGCGTCGCTGTCGAACGGCTTGCTGGGGAATTCATTTCTGAACGTACCTCATATTCCCTACATTTGCCGAGCGATGACATGAAGGGCCGTATCATCGGACGTGAAGGACGAAATATCCGTGCGATTGAAGCGGCGACTGGAGTAGACCTAATTGTAGACGATACCCCGGAAACGGTGTTGATATCGAGCCATAGTCCCATTCGTCGTGAAATCGCCCGTGTCGCGCTCGAACGATTGATCTCTGATGGTCGGATTCATCCTGGTCGTATTGAAGAGGTGGTCAAGAAAGCTGAGCAAGAAGTCGAGGAGTCCGTCCGCGAGGCTGGGCAGCGTGCCGTACTTGAGCTTGGGGTGCACGGCCTTCATCCCGAAGTGGTCAAGCTGGTTGGCATGCTCAAATATCGCTACAGTTATGGCCAGAACGTCCTGATGCACTCAATTGAAACCGCGTACATCTGTGGCATCATGGCAGCGGAATTGGGGCTTAACGAGAAACAAGCGCGTCGAGCTGGTCTCCTACACGACATAGGAAAAGCGGTGTCGCACGAGATTGAAGGATCGCATGCCATCATTGGTGGTGAAGTCGCGCGGAAGTACGGAGAGTCAGCAAAAATCGTCAATGCCATTGCTGCTCATCACGAAGAAGTTAAAGCAGAGACTGTACTGGCTCCGTTAGTCGATGCAGCTGATGCGCTCTCTGGTGCTCGTCCAGGGGCACGTCGCGAAGTGTTGGAAAGCTATGTCCGTCGGTTGGAAGCCTTAGAACAGATTAGTAATTCCTTCTCTGGGGTGGAAAAATCATTTGCTTTGCAAGCGGGGCGTGAAGTCCGCATCATGGTTAACCCAACCTCTGTTACTGACGGCGAAGCCTCGATGCTGGCGCGTGAGGTTGCGAAACGTATCGAAAGTGAAGTGACGTACCCTGGTCAAATTCGCGTGACCGTGATCCGTGAGACGCGCTCGACGGAGTTTGCTCGCTAG
- a CDS encoding sodium:calcium antiporter encodes MKHWLPVIYASAFPLQWLIIHFSGIHLEPHWEALSSGLSIFGAAFLLSWGAELAQLDIPQALAIAVLALIAVLPEYAVDMYFAWQAGKDPAYIAYATANMTGANRLLIGVAWPIVIVTFWLKSGLREVMLNKRQRFEVITLAVATLYSFVIPLKGTMSLVDALFLITLFVIYMVVASRAHFVEPELEGPPEMIARFVPAIRRTFTLGFFLYAGVTIFTAAEPFAEGLLKSGRTLGIEEFVLVQWLAPLASESPEFIVATLFALRGNPQAGIGTLVSSKVNQWTLLVGMLPVCYNISAGHVIPMPLDERQVSEVLLTSAQSLFALALIANFRFSLIEASLLFVLFASQLFFFSPHSRLIYSVVYVVLAVGLVVFIRSTRLSVVMAAPRPLRYSLRKHLR; translated from the coding sequence GTGAAGCACTGGTTACCTGTGATCTATGCATCTGCGTTCCCGTTACAATGGCTCATCATCCATTTCTCGGGTATCCATCTTGAGCCGCACTGGGAAGCGTTGTCATCTGGGCTGTCGATCTTTGGTGCTGCGTTTCTTTTGTCGTGGGGAGCAGAACTTGCGCAACTTGATATCCCGCAAGCTCTGGCAATCGCGGTACTCGCACTCATTGCGGTGCTTCCTGAGTACGCGGTCGATATGTATTTTGCCTGGCAAGCAGGAAAAGATCCCGCCTACATTGCCTATGCAACGGCGAACATGACCGGGGCGAACCGGTTATTGATCGGAGTAGCCTGGCCTATCGTCATTGTTACTTTTTGGCTAAAGAGCGGACTTCGCGAAGTTATGCTCAACAAACGACAACGATTTGAAGTGATAACGCTTGCCGTGGCAACGTTGTATTCGTTTGTTATTCCGCTGAAAGGGACAATGTCTCTCGTTGATGCCCTTTTCCTGATTACCCTCTTTGTTATCTACATGGTTGTGGCGTCTCGTGCACATTTTGTGGAGCCGGAACTCGAAGGCCCACCGGAAATGATCGCCCGCTTTGTCCCCGCAATACGACGCACATTTACTTTGGGATTCTTTCTCTACGCAGGGGTGACGATTTTTACTGCTGCTGAACCGTTTGCTGAAGGATTGCTGAAGTCCGGGCGTACCTTGGGCATAGAGGAATTTGTCCTCGTACAGTGGTTGGCTCCATTGGCGTCAGAGTCGCCGGAATTTATTGTTGCGACCTTGTTTGCCTTGCGTGGGAACCCGCAGGCTGGCATCGGTACGCTCGTATCCTCAAAGGTGAATCAATGGACCTTGTTGGTGGGAATGTTGCCCGTGTGTTACAACATCTCCGCTGGCCATGTGATCCCGATGCCGTTAGATGAACGGCAGGTGAGTGAAGTCTTGCTCACGTCCGCCCAATCTCTCTTTGCCTTAGCGCTGATTGCTAACTTTCGCTTTTCTCTGATTGAGGCGAGCTTACTGTTCGTATTGTTTGCCAGCCAGCTGTTCTTTTTTTCTCCACACTCGCGGCTGATATACTCGGTTGTGTATGTCGTGCTAGCCGTCGGTCTTGTTGTCTTCATCCGATCGACTCGGCTCTCGGTAGTGATGGCTGCCCCTCGTCCGCTGCGGTACTCCTTGCGCAAACATCTGAGGTGA